In Ramlibacter sp., the sequence GCTCTCGGGTGGCATGCTGCCCAAGATCAGCGGAGCGCTTGACGCGGCCAAGAGCGGTGTCAATTCGGTGCACATCATTGACGGGCGCGTGCCTCACGCCATGCTGCTGGAAATATTGACCGAACAGGCTTATGGCACGATGATCCGCTCACACTGAGTGCAGGCCAGCCGTGCGGCAGAGCACGGCTGCGGAGCAAGGCTGCCCTGGGCGGCATTGAAGGGGGGGCTCATGCAGGAACCGGCTTTCGATGCGCAAGACGCCTTCGCGCGGGCGGCCGTGCTGCACCAGCAGGGCGATCTGGCCGCGGCCCAGGCGCTGTATGTGCTGGTTCTTGCCTCGGTGCCGCAGGCGGCAACCGTCTGGACCCACATGGGCGTGGCCTGTCTGCAGGCAGGCCAGTTCGATGAGGCCCAGCGCTACCTGCAACAGTCACTGGTTCTGGAGCCAGGTCAACTGGATCCCCTGATCTATCGGGGCATGGCCTTGGCGGCACTTGAGCGGCACGCCGAAGCGGTGGTGTGCTTTGCCGCCGCCAGCGTCCTGGCGCCCCAACGGGCCGACCTGCTCAACAGCCTGGGCGTCAGCTTGCGGGCGGCAGGGCGACTGAGCGAGGCACTGGCGGCCTTCGCCGATGCGGCGCAATGCGATCCGCAATGCCTGGAAGCGCATTTCAATGCTGGCAATGTGCTGCAAATTCTGGGGCGTCTGGAAGAGGCCTTCCTGAGCTACGGCCGGGCACTTCTGCTGAACCCGCTGTATCCCAACCTGCTGGGTTACTGGCTGGGCATCAAGATGCAGCTGTGCGACTGGCAAGGCCTGGATGAAGCCTGGGCTGACCTCGCGGCCGGCATTGAGGCCGGCGTCCCGGTGGCCGCGCCTTTCACCGTGCTCGCCACGCCCTGCACCGCAGCGCAGCAGCGCCGCTGCGCGGAGCTGTTCGCGGGGGCGTACCTCCCGCCCACGGTGCCCGTGCTACCCATGCAGGCGGGTTCTGGCCGGATTCGCCTAGGTTACTTTTCCGCCGATTTCCACGAACACGCAACGGCCTACCTTTGCGCCGGCCTGTTCGAGCTGCATGATCGCAACCGCTTCGAGGTCATTGCATTTTCCAGCGGCCCTGCGCAGGCGCAGCCCATGCGGCTGCGCCTGGAGGCTGCGTTCGACCGCTTCATCGACGTGCGCGGCCAGACCGATGCCGAGGTGGCCGCTCTGGCGCGCTCACTCGGAGTGGCGATCGCGGTGGACCTCAAGGGCTACACGGCCGACGCGAGGCCCGGCATTTTTTGCCATCGTCCCGCCCCGCTCCAGGTGAGCTACCTGGGCTACCCGGGGACCCTGGGGGTGCATCACATGGACTATCTCGTGGCCGACGCGACGCTGGTTCCCGCCAGTGCCTGGCCTCACTACACCGAGAAGATCGTGACCCTGCCCGGCAGCTACCAGGTGAACGATGCCCGGCGCCCTCCCGTGCAGCGGCGCTTCTCCCGGCGTGAACTGGGCTTGCCTGACAACGCGTTTGTGTTCTGCTGCTTCAACAACAGTTTCAAGATCACCCCCGACGTGTTCGGGGTGTGGATGCGTCTGCTGGCCGCCTGCCCCGCCAGCGTGCTGTGGCTGCTGGACTCCGGCCCCACGGTGGTGGCCCATCTGGTGGCCGAGGCAGGCCGGCTGGGCATTGGCACCGAACGGTTGGTGTTTGCCCCGCGCCTGCCACAAACCGACCACATGGACCGGCTCAGCGCCGCCGACTTGTTTCTGGACACCTTCTGGCTCAACGCGCACACCACCGCGAGCGACTCGCTCTGGGCCGGCGTGCCGGTGCTGACCTGTCCGGGCGAGACACTGGGCAGCCGCGTGGCCGCCAGCCTGCTCCATGCGCTGGGCCTGGACGAGCTCATCACCTCATCCCACGCCGCCTATGAAGCGCTGGCGCTGGCGCTGGCCACCGATCCTCCGCGCCTGGCGGGGCTGGGGCGGCAGCTGGCGGCCAACCGCCACACCCATGACCTGTTCGACACCGCGTTGTTCACCCGCCGGATCGAACAGGCCTACACCCTGATGTGGGCCCGCTACCAGCGCGGCGAGCCCGCTGCGCACTTCGAGGTTCCTGCCTGACCGCCTGGGAGGCTGTGGGAGAATCGTTGCCGCGTGGCCCGGCCGGGCAGCCCGTCGGGGCCGGCCCTGTGTCCCGGACCCGCCGCGCCCCGGCACGGGGCCGCGCCGTGATGCTTCAGGAATTTTGGAAGAATCAGCATGCGCCTGCTGCTCGTTGAAGATGACGTGATGGTCGCCAGCGGCATCAAGCTGGGGCTGACCGACGCCGGCTATGCCGTGGACTGGGTGGGCAGCGGCGAGCGCGCCGAGGAGGTTCTGAACGCCGAGGTGTTCGATGCCGCGATCATCGACATCGGCCTGCCGAACATGGACGGTCTTGAGCTGACCCGCCGCCTGCGCCGCCCGGACGTGGCCAGCCATGCCATGCCGGTGCTGATCCTGACCGCGCGCGATGCGCTGCATGACCGGGTGCAGGGCCTGGATCTGGGCGCCGACGACTACATGATCAAGCCCTTTGAGCTGCCCGAGCTGCTGGCGCGCCTGCGCGCGCTGCTGCGCCGCTCGCAGGCCGCCACCTCGGCG encodes:
- a CDS encoding tetratricopeptide repeat protein; protein product: MQEPAFDAQDAFARAAVLHQQGDLAAAQALYVLVLASVPQAATVWTHMGVACLQAGQFDEAQRYLQQSLVLEPGQLDPLIYRGMALAALERHAEAVVCFAAASVLAPQRADLLNSLGVSLRAAGRLSEALAAFADAAQCDPQCLEAHFNAGNVLQILGRLEEAFLSYGRALLLNPLYPNLLGYWLGIKMQLCDWQGLDEAWADLAAGIEAGVPVAAPFTVLATPCTAAQQRRCAELFAGAYLPPTVPVLPMQAGSGRIRLGYFSADFHEHATAYLCAGLFELHDRNRFEVIAFSSGPAQAQPMRLRLEAAFDRFIDVRGQTDAEVAALARSLGVAIAVDLKGYTADARPGIFCHRPAPLQVSYLGYPGTLGVHHMDYLVADATLVPASAWPHYTEKIVTLPGSYQVNDARRPPVQRRFSRRELGLPDNAFVFCCFNNSFKITPDVFGVWMRLLAACPASVLWLLDSGPTVVAHLVAEAGRLGIGTERLVFAPRLPQTDHMDRLSAADLFLDTFWLNAHTTASDSLWAGVPVLTCPGETLGSRVAASLLHALGLDELITSSHAAYEALALALATDPPRLAGLGRQLAANRHTHDLFDTALFTRRIEQAYTLMWARYQRGEPAAHFEVPA
- a CDS encoding response regulator transcription factor gives rise to the protein MRLLLVEDDVMVASGIKLGLTDAGYAVDWVGSGERAEEVLNAEVFDAAIIDIGLPNMDGLELTRRLRRPDVASHAMPVLILTARDALHDRVQGLDLGADDYMIKPFELPELLARLRALLRRSQAATSAVLSFGPIELDTANRRAAASRNGQTQLIELGPREWTVMEYLLINAPKPASKEKLLQALTGWDKEITPNAVEVYISRLRGKLEPHGVALRSIRGFGYRLELTEPGPPP